Within Paenibacillus sp. RUD330, the genomic segment CAAGCACTTCGGGAATTTTCATGTCCTTCAGGACATCAGCCTCGATATCGCCGAAGGCGAGGTCGTCGTCATCATCGGGCCTTCCGGATCGGGCAAAAGCACGCTTCTGCGCTGCATCAACCGGCTGGAGGACATCTCGGACGGCGTGCTGGAAGTAGACGGCGCGGCCGTGCATGACAAAGGGACGGACATCAACGCTCTCCGCCGCCGCATCGGCATGGTTTTCCAGCATTTCAACCTGTATCCGCATCTTAAGGTCATCGACAATATTACGCTCGCTCCGGTGAATGCCGGAGGCGTAAGCAAGGAAGAGGCGCGCAAGACCGCCAAGATGTATCTCGAAAAGGTCGGCATTCCGGACAA encodes:
- a CDS encoding amino acid ABC transporter ATP-binding protein, encoding MISFRQVNKHFGNFHVLQDISLDIAEGEVVVIIGPSGSGKSTLLRCINRLEDISDGVLEVDGAAVHDKGTDINALRRRIGMVFQHFNLYPHLKVIDNITLAPVNAGGVSKEEARKTAKMYLEKVGIPDKADSYPSELSGGQQQRVAIARGLAMKPKIMLFDEPTSALDPEVIGEVLSVMKLLAKEGMTMVVVTHEMGFAREVADRVVFMDGGRIVEEAKPADFFERPQQPRARDFLSRVINH